One Natator depressus isolate rNatDep1 chromosome 5, rNatDep2.hap1, whole genome shotgun sequence DNA segment encodes these proteins:
- the F2RL2 gene encoding proteinase-activated receptor 3: MKTLVLIITGLLSLSSSLRQRDSKHGENSSTSQDVPDIKTFHGMPQGTYDYIPPSDIEGWTKTVHNKERKCSSGKSNGSTLKVNNTTMEYLSSSLSTKLVPATYILVVLLGVPSNAITLWMLFFRIRSVCTAIFYTNLAISDFLFCIILPFKIAYHLNGNNWIFGEIMCRTTTAIFYGNMYCSILLLMCISISRYVAIVHPFTYKSLPKRTYATLVCGIVWTIVFLYMLPFCIMKQSYYLEQLNIFTCHDVHNACETLSPFQFYYFISLAIFGFVIPLTIIIFCYISIIQTLNTYDQKWFWYVKISLLILMIFAICFTPSNIILIVHHVNYYYNKTDGLYFFYLIALSLSSLNSCLDPFLYYLTSKIREQSNVYLTMVKISREE; encoded by the exons ATGAAAACATTGGTCTTAATTATAACTGGATTACTGTCTCTGTCCTCAAGTCTACGGCAAAGAG atTCTAAACATGGTGAGAACAGCTCCACAAGTCAAGATGTGCCTGATATTAAGACCTTTCATGGAATGCCACAAGGGACTTACGATTATATTCCCCCTTCTGACATAGAAGGCTGGACAAAGACTGTTCATAACAAAGAACGCAAATGCTCTTCAGGGAAGTCAAATGGCTCAACTCTGAAAGTTAACAATACCACAATGGAGTACCTTAGTAGTTCTTTGAGCACCAAACTAGTACCTGCAACATATATTCTTGTAGTTTTATTAGGTGTGCCATCAAATGCCATCACTCTGTGGATGCTGTTTTTCAGAATCAGATCGGTTTGTACTGCCATCTTCTATACAAATTTAGCCATATCAGATTTTCTATTCTGTATCATACTGCCATTCAAGATAGCATACCATCTCAATGGAAACAACTGGATATTTGGAGAAATAATGTGCCGAACTACGACTGCCATTTTCTATGGCAATATGTATTGCTCCATTCTACTCCTCATGTGCATCAGCATCAGTCGTTATGTGGCTATTGTTCATCCGTTCACCTACAAAAGTCTACCAAAGCGTACCTATGCAACACTAGTATGTGGCATTGTGTGGACAATTGTTTTCCTGTACATGCTGCCATTCTGCATAATGAAGCAAAGCTACTACTTGGAACAATTAAATATCTTCACCTGCCACGATGTACATAATGCCTGTGAAACTTTATCACCATTCCAATTCTACTACTTCATCTCCTTAGCAATCTTTGGATTTGTAATACCACTgaccattattattttttgttacatcTCAATTATTCAAACACTCAATACTTATGACCAGAAGTGGTTTTGGTATGTTAAAATAAGTCTCTTGATCCTTATGATTTTTGCCATTTGCTTCACACCAAGTAACATCATACTTATTGTCCATCATGTTAATTACTACTACAACAAAACAGATGGCTTGTATTTTTTCTATCTTATTGCTTTGTCTCTAAGCAGTTTAAACAGTTGCCTTGATCCATTCCTTTACTATCTGACATCCAAAATCAGAGAGCAATCCAATGTTTATCTCACAATGGTTAAAATATCCAGAGAAGAATGA